Proteins encoded by one window of Streptomyces uncialis:
- the pdxH gene encoding pyridoxamine 5'-phosphate oxidase: protein MREHYRAEGLAEGELAARPMEQFARWFRDAVRTADEGSLYEPNAMVVSTADAGGRPSSRTVLLKRYDDEGFVFYTNYGSRKARDLAENPQVALLFPWHPMARQVLVTGTAARTGRDETAAYFRTRPHGSQLGAWASAQSTVVTSRTELDTAYEELAARYPEGEQVPVPPHWGGFRVVPRTVEFWQGRENRLHDRLSYVREPDGPGWRVERLSP from the coding sequence ATGCGCGAGCACTACCGTGCCGAGGGTCTCGCCGAGGGCGAGCTCGCCGCCCGTCCCATGGAGCAGTTCGCGCGCTGGTTCAGGGACGCGGTCCGCACCGCCGACGAGGGCTCGCTCTACGAGCCCAACGCCATGGTCGTCTCGACGGCGGACGCCGGGGGCCGCCCCAGCTCCCGTACGGTCCTGCTCAAGCGGTACGACGACGAGGGCTTCGTCTTCTACACCAACTACGGCTCCCGCAAGGCCCGTGACCTCGCCGAGAACCCCCAGGTGGCGCTGCTGTTCCCCTGGCACCCCATGGCCCGCCAGGTCCTGGTCACGGGCACGGCCGCACGGACCGGCCGCGACGAGACGGCGGCCTATTTCCGCACCCGTCCGCACGGCTCGCAGCTGGGCGCCTGGGCGAGCGCGCAGTCCACGGTCGTCACGTCCCGCACCGAGCTGGACACGGCGTACGAGGAGCTGGCCGCCCGCTATCCGGAGGGCGAGCAGGTGCCCGTGCCCCCGCACTGGGGCGGTTTCCGGGTCGTTCCGCGGACCGTCGAGTTCTGGCAGGGCCGCGAGAACCGTCTCCACGACCGTCTGAGCTACGTTCGCGAGCCCGACGGCCCCGGGTGGCGTGTGGAGCGGCTGAGCCCCTGA
- a CDS encoding citrate synthase 2, which yields MSDFVPGLEGVVAFETEIAEPDKEGGALRYRGVDIEDLVGHVSFGNVWGLLVDGAFNPGLPAAEPFPIPVHSGDIRVDVQSALAMLAPVWGLKPLLDIDEEQAREDLARAAVMALSYVAQSARGQGHPMVPQSEIDKAHSVVERFMIRWRGEPDPKHVAAVDAYWTSAAEHGMNASTFTARVIASTGADVAAALSGAVGAMSGPLHGGAPSRVLGMIEEIERTGDAQAYVRRTLDKGERLMGFGHRVYRAEDPRARVLRRTARELGAPRFEVAEALENAALAELHARRPDRVLATNVEFWAAIVLDFAEVPAHMFTSMFTCARTAGWSAHILEQKRTGRLVRPSARYVGPGTRDPKSIEGYTDIAAPGTS from the coding sequence ATGTCCGATTTCGTACCCGGACTCGAAGGAGTCGTCGCGTTCGAGACGGAGATCGCCGAACCGGACAAGGAGGGCGGCGCCCTCCGCTACCGGGGCGTCGACATCGAGGATCTCGTGGGACACGTGTCCTTCGGCAACGTCTGGGGACTGCTCGTCGACGGCGCGTTCAACCCCGGACTCCCGGCGGCCGAGCCGTTCCCCATCCCCGTCCACTCCGGTGACATCCGTGTCGACGTCCAGTCGGCGCTGGCCATGCTCGCACCGGTGTGGGGGCTGAAGCCGCTGCTGGACATCGACGAGGAGCAGGCCCGCGAGGACCTCGCGCGCGCCGCCGTCATGGCGCTGTCGTACGTCGCGCAGTCCGCGCGCGGACAAGGCCACCCCATGGTGCCGCAGAGTGAGATCGACAAGGCCCACTCCGTGGTCGAACGGTTCATGATCCGCTGGCGGGGCGAGCCGGACCCCAAGCACGTCGCCGCGGTCGACGCGTACTGGACCTCGGCCGCCGAGCACGGGATGAACGCGTCGACGTTCACCGCGCGGGTGATCGCTTCCACCGGCGCCGATGTCGCCGCCGCGCTGTCGGGCGCGGTGGGCGCCATGTCCGGCCCGCTGCACGGCGGGGCGCCGTCACGGGTCCTCGGCATGATCGAGGAGATCGAGCGGACCGGGGACGCGCAGGCATACGTCCGGCGGACCCTCGACAAGGGCGAGCGGCTGATGGGCTTCGGCCACCGGGTCTACCGCGCGGAGGACCCCCGCGCGCGGGTGCTGCGACGCACCGCGCGGGAGCTGGGCGCGCCCCGGTTCGAGGTCGCGGAGGCCCTGGAGAACGCGGCTCTGGCGGAACTGCACGCCCGTCGCCCGGACCGGGTACTGGCCACGAACGTCGAGTTCTGGGCCGCGATCGTGCTGGACTTCGCGGAGGTCCCGGCGCATATGTTCACGTCGATGTTCACGTGCGCGCGGACCGCCGGGTGGTCGGCGCACATCCTGGAACAGAAGCGCACGGGACGGCTGGTACGGCCTTCGGCACGATACGTGGGCCCCGGCACGCGCGACCCGAAGTCGATCGAGGGGTACACGGACATCGCCGCGCCGGGTACGTCCTGA
- a CDS encoding isopenicillin N synthase family dioxygenase: MTHSPRSPYPTHPSHERPYQLQLPVIDLSAADRGPQARALLHAQLHDAAHRVGFFQLVGHGVSDAETTALTSATRRFFALPEADRLALDNVNSPHFRGYTRTGDERTGGSRDWRDQLDIGPERPARAPAPGEPAYWWLQGPNQWPAALPELRTAALGWMEHLTGVADRLLRELLASIGASPDFYDPVFGDRAHPHLKLVRYPGSSRDGADQGVGAHKDYGFLTLLLQDEVGGLQVEREDGAFHDVPPLPGAFVVNLGELLEVATDGYLVATNHRVVSPLGATERFSVPFFYNPRLDARVEPLAFPYAPRAPGVTSDPDNPLYAEYGRNELKGKLRAHPQVTARHHADLLVPA, encoded by the coding sequence ATGACGCATTCCCCCCGGTCCCCGTACCCGACCCACCCGTCACACGAGCGGCCGTACCAGCTCCAGCTTCCCGTCATCGATCTCTCGGCCGCCGACCGCGGCCCGCAAGCACGTGCCCTGCTGCACGCGCAGCTGCATGACGCCGCGCACCGTGTCGGCTTCTTCCAGCTCGTGGGGCACGGTGTCAGCGATGCCGAGACCACCGCTCTGACCAGTGCCACCCGCCGGTTCTTCGCCCTCCCCGAGGCCGACCGGCTCGCCCTGGACAACGTCAACTCCCCGCACTTCAGGGGCTACACCCGCACCGGTGACGAACGCACCGGCGGCAGCCGCGACTGGCGCGACCAGCTCGACATCGGCCCCGAACGTCCCGCGCGGGCACCCGCCCCCGGCGAGCCCGCCTACTGGTGGCTCCAGGGGCCCAACCAGTGGCCCGCCGCCCTGCCCGAGCTGCGCACCGCCGCGCTCGGCTGGATGGAACACCTCACCGGCGTCGCCGACCGTCTGCTCCGGGAACTCCTCGCCTCCATCGGAGCGTCCCCGGACTTCTACGATCCCGTCTTCGGGGACCGCGCCCACCCGCATCTCAAGCTGGTCCGCTACCCCGGCAGTTCACGCGACGGAGCCGATCAGGGCGTCGGCGCGCACAAGGACTACGGCTTCCTGACGCTGCTCCTCCAGGACGAGGTCGGCGGGCTCCAGGTCGAGCGGGAGGACGGCGCGTTCCACGACGTACCGCCGCTGCCCGGCGCGTTCGTCGTCAACCTCGGCGAACTCCTCGAAGTGGCCACGGACGGCTATCTCGTGGCCACCAACCACCGGGTCGTCAGCCCGCTCGGCGCCACCGAGCGCTTCTCCGTGCCGTTCTTCTACAACCCGCGCCTTGACGCGCGCGTGGAACCGCTGGCGTTCCCGTACGCCCCGAGGGCCCCCGGGGTGACCAGCGACCCCGACAACCCCCTGTACGCCGAGTACGGCCGCAACGAGCTCAAGGGCAAGCTGCGCGCCCACCCGCAGGTGACGGCCCGCCACCACGCAGACCTGCTGGTCCCGGCGTAA